One segment of Daphnia magna isolate NIES linkage group LG2, ASM2063170v1.1, whole genome shotgun sequence DNA contains the following:
- the LOC116916981 gene encoding uncharacterized protein LOC116916981 isoform X2 codes for MSNLPRRIASENLLSKLHQKQLTGKWENYSHRQGKAPLFGRLNERLIFQLDKVIPLSALESGHILLGFSKCAQFLLTYTHSVELEVNLLTMVHKYKLHWWSFVPYKQASKVAEVTLFSDQGVSLALQIVLCYWPGDSTHILVHGSSIQSEGESRECYLTVTSVPSVNCPDCHRIAQSFEDEDLAASWDSCVRFSCLRHGYTIHSNYSTVPPYPSFIASVSLRCDGTIVINTANFLHVLSFQVEFPPSGSNGDQDFLLSQPASLDDGHQQQLPAVQCEWEEDSERSYSFSNVRSTSSVTSNTPNMSPNFTSSSSQRKSIGSQIPHTNSTTQESEYDFMEDTSELPRETISAFRKRRLADKKYEFTDENTENIPLKVMRKRRDLEHQIQQQLQQHQSFVVVSGSKDVNDDWEWNFSCTIGTNDVLRPFNSNIPTPIRSPDWDRLGELVEDIRPPIELQREPSKLAEPPTCVAQFQRRYFEVDDELVSVITDIEDDDLSSSTGYHNALPLEVHGAGYNQMAMVSNAKAFRLKLPHVCVKQMSIDTEQFCHEMAQRLCTQAQKKYWFCSDFNVEIIDLCLETNDVVAAAYMLVEADVPQTNQKMQRSLCQASVFFAWNTETGQHRIIDYDLPVEIATITTQNQAVSTSRSGWHPAKDIGRRLRKELMTPAKPVYTLTNIPELTGRSFNVIYDPSRTFAIVLKNLG; via the exons ATGTCAAATTTGCCAAGGAGAATAGCGTCTGAAAACCTGCTGAGTAAACTTCACCAAAAACAA ttAACTGGGAAGTGGGAAAACTACAGCCATAGACAAGGCAAAGCTCCATTGTTTGGGCGATTGAATGAGCGACTAATATTTCAACTAGACAAAGTAATTCCATTGTCAGCCTTAGAGTCAGG ACATATTCTTCTTGGATTTTCAAAATGTGCCCAATTCTTGTTGACATACACCCATTCAGTTGAGCTGGAAGTAAATTTGCTGACTATGGTCCACAA atacAAGCTTCATTGGTGGAGTTTTGTGCCTTATAAACAGGCCAGTAAAGTGGCGGAAGTAACTTTGTTTAGTGATCAAGGAGTGTCTCTGGCTCTTCAGATAGTTTTGTGCTATTGGCCAGGTGACTCTACTCACATACTAGTCCATGGGAGCAG CATCCAGTCTGAGGGAGAAAGCCGGGAGTGTTACTTAACCGTCACATCAGTGCCATCCGTGAATTGTCCTGATTGCCATCGAATCGCTCAATCGTTTGAGGATGAAGATCTGGCTGCCAGTTGGGATAGTTGCGTTCGCTTTAGTTGTCTCCGACATGGCTACACAATCCATAGCAATTATTCAACAGTACCGCCTTACCCGTCCTTCATCGCCTCTGTTTCTCTTCGTTGCGATGGGACCATCGTGATCAACACCGCAAATTTCTTACATGTCCTATCTTTTCAAGTAGAATTTCCGCCGAGTGGGTCTAACGGTGACCAAGATTTTCTCTTGTCTCAGCCTGCTTCGCTTGACGATGGACATCAACAACAACTACCGGCTGTTCAGTGTGAATGGGAAGAAGACTCCGAGCGCTCATACTCTTTTTCCAACGTTCGGTCTACTTCCTCTGTGACTTCCAATACTCCAAACATGTCGCCGAATTTTACCTCATCAAGCAGTCAACGAAAATCTATCGGAAGCCAGATTCCTCATACAAACAGCACCACCCAAGAGTCAGAATATGATTTCATGGAAGATACTTCGGAGCTCCCTCGTGAAACGATCTCCGCGTTTCGAAAGCGTCGTTTGGCAGATAAAAAGTACGAGTTTACGGATGAAAATACGGAGAACATCCCCCTGAAAGTAATGCGGAAACGACGTGATCTCGAACACCAGATACAGCAACAGCTGCAGCAGCATCAATCCTTTGTAGTTGTTTCGGGTTCCAAAGATGTCAATGATGATTGGGAATGGAATTTTAGCTGTACCATCGGTACGAATGATGTGTTGCGACCGTTCAATTCCAACATCCCTACCCCTATCCGGTCTCCTGATTGGGACCGACTAGGAGAACTAGTCGAGGATATCCGACCCccaatagaactccaaagagaACCTTCAAAGCTGGCAGAGCCACCAACTTGCGTCGCTCAGTTTCAGCGAAGGTACTTTGAAGTAGACGATGAACTAGTCAGTGTTATTACGGACATTGAAG ACGATGACCTCAGTAGCAGCACAGGGTATCATAACGCTTTACCTCTGGAAGTTCATGGAGCTGGATACAATCAAATGGCCATGGTCTCGAACGCTAAAGCATTTCGGCTG AAGCTTCCGCACGTTTGTGTTAAGCAGATGAGCATTGACACCGAACAATTTTGTCATGAAATGGCCCAGCGACTATGTACTCAAGCCCAAAAGAAATACTGGTTTTGCAGCGATTTCAACGTTGAAATTATTGATTTATGTCTCGAAACAAATGACGTTGTTGCAGCAGCTTATATGCTCGTTGAAGCCGATGTACCTCAGACCAATCA GAAAATGCAACGAAGTCTGTGTCAAGCCAGCGTATTCTTCGCCTGGAATACAGAAACCGGACAACACCGAATCATCGATTACGATTTACCTGTAGAGATAGCAACCATTACTACCCAAAACCAAGCAGTTTCTACCAG TCGATCCGGTTGGCATCCAGCCAAAGATATCGGTCGGCGATTACGGAAAGAACTGATGACTCCAGCAAAACCCGTTTACACCCTAACAAACATCCCCGAACTTACAG GGCGATCATTTAATGTAATCTATGACCCATCTCGGACATTCGCCATTGTGTT AAAAAACTTGGGATAA
- the LOC116916981 gene encoding uncharacterized protein LOC116916981 isoform X1, which produces MSNLPRRIASENLLSKLHQKQLTGKWENYSHRQGKAPLFGRLNERLIFQLDKVIPLSALESGHILLGFSKCAQFLLTYTHSVELEVNLLTMVHKYKLHWWSFVPYKQASKVAEVTLFSDQGVSLALQIVLCYWPGDSTHILVHGSSIQSEGESRECYLTVTSVPSVNCPDCHRIAQSFEDEDLAASWDSCVRFSCLRHGYTIHSNYSTVPPYPSFIASVSLRCDGTIVINTANFLHVLSFQVEFPPSGSNGDQDFLLSQPASLDDGHQQQLPAVQCEWEEDSERSYSFSNVRSTSSVTSNTPNMSPNFTSSSSQRKSIGSQIPHTNSTTQESEYDFMEDTSELPRETISAFRKRRLADKKYEFTDENTENIPLKVMRKRRDLEHQIQQQLQQHQSFVVVSGSKDVNDDWEWNFSCTIGTNDVLRPFNSNIPTPIRSPDWDRLGELVEDIRPPIELQREPSKLAEPPTCVAQFQRRYFEVDDELVSVITDIEDDDLSSSTGYHNALPLEVHGAGYNQMAMVSNAKAFRLKLPHVCVKQMSIDTEQFCHEMAQRLCTQAQKKYWFCSDFNVEIIDLCLETNDVVAAAYMLVEADVPQTNQKMQRSLCQASVFFAWNTETGQHRIIDYDLPVEIATITTQNQAVSTSRSGWHPAKDIGRRLRKELMTPAKPVYTLTNIPELTGRSFNVIYDPSRTFAIVLYDKKY; this is translated from the exons ATGTCAAATTTGCCAAGGAGAATAGCGTCTGAAAACCTGCTGAGTAAACTTCACCAAAAACAA ttAACTGGGAAGTGGGAAAACTACAGCCATAGACAAGGCAAAGCTCCATTGTTTGGGCGATTGAATGAGCGACTAATATTTCAACTAGACAAAGTAATTCCATTGTCAGCCTTAGAGTCAGG ACATATTCTTCTTGGATTTTCAAAATGTGCCCAATTCTTGTTGACATACACCCATTCAGTTGAGCTGGAAGTAAATTTGCTGACTATGGTCCACAA atacAAGCTTCATTGGTGGAGTTTTGTGCCTTATAAACAGGCCAGTAAAGTGGCGGAAGTAACTTTGTTTAGTGATCAAGGAGTGTCTCTGGCTCTTCAGATAGTTTTGTGCTATTGGCCAGGTGACTCTACTCACATACTAGTCCATGGGAGCAG CATCCAGTCTGAGGGAGAAAGCCGGGAGTGTTACTTAACCGTCACATCAGTGCCATCCGTGAATTGTCCTGATTGCCATCGAATCGCTCAATCGTTTGAGGATGAAGATCTGGCTGCCAGTTGGGATAGTTGCGTTCGCTTTAGTTGTCTCCGACATGGCTACACAATCCATAGCAATTATTCAACAGTACCGCCTTACCCGTCCTTCATCGCCTCTGTTTCTCTTCGTTGCGATGGGACCATCGTGATCAACACCGCAAATTTCTTACATGTCCTATCTTTTCAAGTAGAATTTCCGCCGAGTGGGTCTAACGGTGACCAAGATTTTCTCTTGTCTCAGCCTGCTTCGCTTGACGATGGACATCAACAACAACTACCGGCTGTTCAGTGTGAATGGGAAGAAGACTCCGAGCGCTCATACTCTTTTTCCAACGTTCGGTCTACTTCCTCTGTGACTTCCAATACTCCAAACATGTCGCCGAATTTTACCTCATCAAGCAGTCAACGAAAATCTATCGGAAGCCAGATTCCTCATACAAACAGCACCACCCAAGAGTCAGAATATGATTTCATGGAAGATACTTCGGAGCTCCCTCGTGAAACGATCTCCGCGTTTCGAAAGCGTCGTTTGGCAGATAAAAAGTACGAGTTTACGGATGAAAATACGGAGAACATCCCCCTGAAAGTAATGCGGAAACGACGTGATCTCGAACACCAGATACAGCAACAGCTGCAGCAGCATCAATCCTTTGTAGTTGTTTCGGGTTCCAAAGATGTCAATGATGATTGGGAATGGAATTTTAGCTGTACCATCGGTACGAATGATGTGTTGCGACCGTTCAATTCCAACATCCCTACCCCTATCCGGTCTCCTGATTGGGACCGACTAGGAGAACTAGTCGAGGATATCCGACCCccaatagaactccaaagagaACCTTCAAAGCTGGCAGAGCCACCAACTTGCGTCGCTCAGTTTCAGCGAAGGTACTTTGAAGTAGACGATGAACTAGTCAGTGTTATTACGGACATTGAAG ACGATGACCTCAGTAGCAGCACAGGGTATCATAACGCTTTACCTCTGGAAGTTCATGGAGCTGGATACAATCAAATGGCCATGGTCTCGAACGCTAAAGCATTTCGGCTG AAGCTTCCGCACGTTTGTGTTAAGCAGATGAGCATTGACACCGAACAATTTTGTCATGAAATGGCCCAGCGACTATGTACTCAAGCCCAAAAGAAATACTGGTTTTGCAGCGATTTCAACGTTGAAATTATTGATTTATGTCTCGAAACAAATGACGTTGTTGCAGCAGCTTATATGCTCGTTGAAGCCGATGTACCTCAGACCAATCA GAAAATGCAACGAAGTCTGTGTCAAGCCAGCGTATTCTTCGCCTGGAATACAGAAACCGGACAACACCGAATCATCGATTACGATTTACCTGTAGAGATAGCAACCATTACTACCCAAAACCAAGCAGTTTCTACCAG TCGATCCGGTTGGCATCCAGCCAAAGATATCGGTCGGCGATTACGGAAAGAACTGATGACTCCAGCAAAACCCGTTTACACCCTAACAAACATCCCCGAACTTACAG GGCGATCATTTAATGTAATCTATGACCCATCTCGGACATTCGCCATTGTGTTGTACGACAAGAAATATTAA
- the LOC116916984 gene encoding sorting nexin-7 gives MSASEDFDEISGDRPDKIKNSNTIEALTEIENTSGDSMKGTFDENDLRDLQVLLDQPQKHVTPFETYISYQISTKTRRIEFEKQNYVVRRRYSDFEWLKNQLSVCYPTLIIPPLPEKHSLFEQIDRYDRDFITSRMLLLHRFLNRLADHPVLSCDKKYQAFLIDTPVEFSTFKKSFTGFGLFGKVSESLQNMASSYISKSRTVEFEKMSEYVDKLSEKIHTMEKIGQRIQKERIAYLQDLQMMQPILNHWRAYEPNLSEGLQAIGEASNTCAESRRKLVDSQKPNLSVPLHEYGLYIESAKDALRNRDNAQMDYEVHMEQLCRVKAEQTQLETAPLSDHPVMFGMNMWKSPEQVQQQRMQQLEAGASTLAQQVEVSRDKMECANENLRADFERWNQIKSRDLKNILQRMADLHINMYEQSLAAWSAALPTVKNESQPQT, from the exons ATGTCGGCTTcagaagattttgacgaaattTCCGGAGATCGCCCAGATAAAATA aaaaattCCAATACAATTGAAGCATTGACAGAGATTGAGAACACAAGCGGAGATTCAATGAAGGGCACCTTTGACGAAAATGATCTTCGAGATTTACAGGTTTTGTTAGACCAGCCACAAAAACATGTTACTCCTTTTGAAACATACATTAG TTACCAAATCTCCACAAAA ACACGGAggattgaatttgaaaagcaAAACTATGTAGTTCGCCGTCGTTATTCAGACTTTGAATGGCTAAAGAACCAGCTTTCAGTGTGTTATCCAACACTTATAATTCCTCCACTTCCAGAAAAGCATTCGTTGTTTGAGCAAATCGACAGATACGACCGCGATTTCATTACCTCAAGAATGCTGCTTCTGCACAGATTCCTAAATCGTCTTGCTGATCATCCCGTTTTGAGCTGTGACAAAAAATACCAAGCATTCCTGATTGACACTCCTGTG GAATTTTCTACATTCAAGAAGTCATTTACTGGTTTTGGGCTTTTTGGTAAAGTGAGTGAATCCCTGCAAAATATGGCATCGTCTTATATATCGAAGAGTAGAACCGTCGAATTTGAAAAGATGAGTGAATATGTTGACAAGTTGTCAGAGAAGATACACACTATGGAGAAAATTGGCCAGAGAATCCAGAAAGAGCGTATAG CCTACCTGCAGGATTTACAAATGATGCAACCTATTCTTAACCACTGGCGAGCTTATGAACCTAACTTGTCCGAAGGACTGCAGGCCATTGGGGAAGCCTCCAACACCTGTGCTGAATCTCGGCGCAAATTAGTTGACAGTCAGAAGCCAAATCTCTCCGTG CCTTTGCACGAGTATGGACTGTACATTGAATCCGCCAAAGATGCCCTGAGAAATCGCGACAACGCCCAAATGGATTACGAAGTCCACATGGAACAACTTTGCCGCGTGAAAGCCGAACAAACTCAA CTCGAAACAGCACCGCTCAGCGACCACCCGGTTATGTTTGGTATGAATATGTGGAAAAGTCCGGAGCAAGTTCAGCAGCAACGAATGCAGCAACTTGAGGCTGGTGCAAGTACCCTAGCTCAGCAAGTAGAG GTTAGCCGGGATAAAATGGAATGTGCCAACGAAAATTTGCGTGCAGATTTTGAGCGCTGGAACCAAATTAAATCTCGCGATCTGAAGAATATATTACAACGAATGGCCGACCTGCACATCAATATGTATGAACAG TCACTAGCAGCTTGGTCCGCTGCTTTGCCTACAGTAAAGAACGAATCTCAGCCCCAGACATAA
- the LOC116916980 gene encoding PP2C-like domain-containing protein CG9801 isoform X2: MPSIKQKFAGFFRQISNSGGGECLENANQMKPLHTSDSNTGCFIQRYLNGESRLKQPDILFGRTGQELPCLRLCSLQSEIIATHTGPDGGLTTVNRGQRGHVTSQDPDVSYIDSEDDAVPLPSTISSESTSNDVNATVQPEVSDEHLADHEELPTKEPTTAAEPPEPEIEIAGVVNWNRPSGIAFGAATSLYERHPISGETAGNPLADAFAIVTRSNNALLCLADGVNWGERAALAARSAIHGAMDYLNRALFPSTTNGRQLTTNDVFLSLLRSFHAAHSMILQEGGLLTTLTAAVVAQLDQSSLQNSLYTGSDNSNSAKFVVCVCNVGDSLAYVYSPKHGVREITHGSHDIQSMRDMRDALGALGPVDGQNPELNNLTCSMTVIEEGDIVFLTSDGVSDNFDPVVGKFVVARKPDKIVPLPNSAKQTTKPPNRNLPTVEAFQRHELTLLRMEDILRNGMMPTNDNGNHLKAQQLCEDLVDFATRLTTAKRRLLEDLELYVDQDGKPLDPEEQKIRRRKICERLALIPGKLDHATCVAYEARIQPPNPVNIAGTEALTREMVASYPFRESSI, encoded by the exons ATGCCATccattaaacaaaaatttgctgGATTTTTTCGCCAAATTTCTAATTCTGGAGGTGGAGAATGTTTGGAAAATGCCAATCAAATGAAACCTCTTCATACTTCTGACAGCAATACTGGCTGCTTTATACAGCGCTACCTCAATGG AGAAAGCCGTTTGAAGCAACCTGACATCTTGTTTGGGCGTACAGGCCAAGAACTTCCTTGTTTACGCTTGTGTTCACTCCAAAGTGAGATAATAGCAACACACACTGGTCCAGATGGAGGACTCACAACCGTCAATCGAGGACAACGAGGTCATGTTACGAGTCAAGATCCCGACGTTTCTTATATAGACAGCGAGGATGATGCAGTACCACTACCTTCGACAATTAGTTCTGAATCTACCTCAAACGATG TGAACGCTACTGTCCAGCCAGAAGTGTCTGATGAGCATCTTGCCGACCATGAAGAATTGCCGACTAAGGAACCTACAACAGCGGCGGAACCACCAGAGCCCGAAATTGAAATTGCAGGCGTCGTTAATTGGAACAGACCAAGTGGTATAGCATTTGGAGCAGCCACGTCGCTCTACGAACGGCACCCCATCTCGGGGGAGACAGCCGGCAATCCTTTGGCTGAT GCATTTGCCATCGTAACACGCTCCAACAATGCCCTACTGTGTCTGGCTGATGGGGTCAATTGGGGGGAAAGAGCTGCCCTTGCGGCTCGTAGTGCTATACATGGTGCAATGGATTACTTGAATCGAGCCCTTTTTCCTTCCACTACCAATGGCCGTCAGTTAACTACCAAC GATGTCTTCCTATCATTGCTGCGCTCCTTTCACGCAGCACACAGTATGATCTTGCAGGAAGGTGGATTATTAACTACGCTGACCGCAGCTGTAGTAGCTCAACTGGACCAATCGAGTTTGCAGAACTCTCTGTACACAGGCTCGGATAACAGCAACAGCGCGAAATTTGTCGTCTGCGTCTGTAATGTAGGCGATTCGCTGGCCTACGTTTACAGTCCGAAACATGGTGTCAGAGAAATAACGCATG gATCTCATGATATTCAATCGATGCGGGACATGAGGGATGCTTTGGGTGCATTGGGACCAGTAGATGGGCAAAATCCGGAGCTCAATAATTTGACGTGTTCGATGACGGTGATCGAAGAAGGAGACATTGTATTCTTGACATCAGACGGTGTCTCGGACAATTTTGATCCTGTTGTAGGCAAATTTGTTGTGGCACGGAAGCCGGATAAAATTGTTCCGTTACCCAATAGTGCCAAGCAAACCACCAAACCGCCAAACAGAA ATTTACCGACGGTCGAAGCATTCCAAAGACATGAACTCACTTTGTTACGGATGGAGGACATCTTACGTAACGGTATGATGCCGACGAACGACAACGGCAATCACCTAAAAGCTCAACAGCTATGCGAAGATCTAGTCGATTTCGCCACGCGACTAACAACTGCCAAACGGCGGTTACTAGAAGATCTTGAACTCTACGTTGATCAAGACGGCAAACCTCTGGATCccgaagaacaaaaaattcgCCGTCGCAAAATCTGCGAACGTTTGGCACTGATCCCTGGAAAACTGGATCACGCCACCTGCGTGGCCTACGAGGCCAGGATACAACCACCCAATCCTGTTAATATTGCAGGGACGGAAGCCTTGACCCGTGAAATGGTAGCTAGTTATCCCTTCCGGGAATCGTCCATTTAG
- the LOC116916980 gene encoding PP2C-like domain-containing protein CG9801 isoform X1, translated as MPSIKQKFAGFFRQISNSGGGECLENANQMKPLHTSDSNTGCFIQRYLNGESRLKQPDILFGRTGQELPCLRLCSLQSEIIATHTGPDGGLTTVNRGQRGHVTSQDPDVSYIDSEDDAVPLPSTISSESTSNDAGRARSAELVTIRAMGQTFVVRNHLPPTPPQPPRQPIPTLPLSTSSASVAMATSSDCHNTDHCRLSDDDDDELSTVCEDPSPPVSTPTSSSTSPPIITSTSTCADESDDYQDFLSKFGILSLPLHPSLDRQSVVQIDSPDDTLVSGSLSPLLDQLDPLLTPDVPPSIGVNATVQPEVSDEHLADHEELPTKEPTTAAEPPEPEIEIAGVVNWNRPSGIAFGAATSLYERHPISGETAGNPLADAFAIVTRSNNALLCLADGVNWGERAALAARSAIHGAMDYLNRALFPSTTNGRQLTTNDVFLSLLRSFHAAHSMILQEGGLLTTLTAAVVAQLDQSSLQNSLYTGSDNSNSAKFVVCVCNVGDSLAYVYSPKHGVREITHGSHDIQSMRDMRDALGALGPVDGQNPELNNLTCSMTVIEEGDIVFLTSDGVSDNFDPVVGKFVVARKPDKIVPLPNSAKQTTKPPNRNLPTVEAFQRHELTLLRMEDILRNGMMPTNDNGNHLKAQQLCEDLVDFATRLTTAKRRLLEDLELYVDQDGKPLDPEEQKIRRRKICERLALIPGKLDHATCVAYEARIQPPNPVNIAGTEALTREMVASYPFRESSI; from the exons ATGCCATccattaaacaaaaatttgctgGATTTTTTCGCCAAATTTCTAATTCTGGAGGTGGAGAATGTTTGGAAAATGCCAATCAAATGAAACCTCTTCATACTTCTGACAGCAATACTGGCTGCTTTATACAGCGCTACCTCAATGG AGAAAGCCGTTTGAAGCAACCTGACATCTTGTTTGGGCGTACAGGCCAAGAACTTCCTTGTTTACGCTTGTGTTCACTCCAAAGTGAGATAATAGCAACACACACTGGTCCAGATGGAGGACTCACAACCGTCAATCGAGGACAACGAGGTCATGTTACGAGTCAAGATCCCGACGTTTCTTATATAGACAGCGAGGATGATGCAGTACCACTACCTTCGACAATTAGTTCTGAATCTACCTCAAACGATG CTGGGCGAGCCCGAAGTGCTGAATTGGTGACTATACGCGCCATGGGTCAGACTTTCGTGGTACGGAATCATTTACCTCCAACACCACCCCAACCACCGAGACAACCTATTCCTACTCTTCCACTTTCCACGTCATCAGCTAGCGTTGCGATGGCAACGTCTAGTGACTGTCACAACACCGACCATTGTCGGTTGTCAgatgacgacgatgatgaaTTATCTACCGTTTGTGAAGATCCCTCCCCACCGGTGTCTACTCCTACCTCCTCTTCTACCTCGCCCCCCATAATCACCAGCACATCCACGTGCGCCGACGAGTCGGATGACTACCAAGATTTCTTGTCTAAATTTGGCATCTTAAGCCTTCCACTTCATCCATCGCTTGATCGTCAATCGGTGGTTCAGATCGATTCACCGGACGATACACTCGTCTCAGGCTCTTTGAGTCCCCTTCTTGATCAACTTGATCCCCTTCTTACGCCGGACGTGCCGCCGTCCATCGGTG TGAACGCTACTGTCCAGCCAGAAGTGTCTGATGAGCATCTTGCCGACCATGAAGAATTGCCGACTAAGGAACCTACAACAGCGGCGGAACCACCAGAGCCCGAAATTGAAATTGCAGGCGTCGTTAATTGGAACAGACCAAGTGGTATAGCATTTGGAGCAGCCACGTCGCTCTACGAACGGCACCCCATCTCGGGGGAGACAGCCGGCAATCCTTTGGCTGAT GCATTTGCCATCGTAACACGCTCCAACAATGCCCTACTGTGTCTGGCTGATGGGGTCAATTGGGGGGAAAGAGCTGCCCTTGCGGCTCGTAGTGCTATACATGGTGCAATGGATTACTTGAATCGAGCCCTTTTTCCTTCCACTACCAATGGCCGTCAGTTAACTACCAAC GATGTCTTCCTATCATTGCTGCGCTCCTTTCACGCAGCACACAGTATGATCTTGCAGGAAGGTGGATTATTAACTACGCTGACCGCAGCTGTAGTAGCTCAACTGGACCAATCGAGTTTGCAGAACTCTCTGTACACAGGCTCGGATAACAGCAACAGCGCGAAATTTGTCGTCTGCGTCTGTAATGTAGGCGATTCGCTGGCCTACGTTTACAGTCCGAAACATGGTGTCAGAGAAATAACGCATG gATCTCATGATATTCAATCGATGCGGGACATGAGGGATGCTTTGGGTGCATTGGGACCAGTAGATGGGCAAAATCCGGAGCTCAATAATTTGACGTGTTCGATGACGGTGATCGAAGAAGGAGACATTGTATTCTTGACATCAGACGGTGTCTCGGACAATTTTGATCCTGTTGTAGGCAAATTTGTTGTGGCACGGAAGCCGGATAAAATTGTTCCGTTACCCAATAGTGCCAAGCAAACCACCAAACCGCCAAACAGAA ATTTACCGACGGTCGAAGCATTCCAAAGACATGAACTCACTTTGTTACGGATGGAGGACATCTTACGTAACGGTATGATGCCGACGAACGACAACGGCAATCACCTAAAAGCTCAACAGCTATGCGAAGATCTAGTCGATTTCGCCACGCGACTAACAACTGCCAAACGGCGGTTACTAGAAGATCTTGAACTCTACGTTGATCAAGACGGCAAACCTCTGGATCccgaagaacaaaaaattcgCCGTCGCAAAATCTGCGAACGTTTGGCACTGATCCCTGGAAAACTGGATCACGCCACCTGCGTGGCCTACGAGGCCAGGATACAACCACCCAATCCTGTTAATATTGCAGGGACGGAAGCCTTGACCCGTGAAATGGTAGCTAGTTATCCCTTCCGGGAATCGTCCATTTAG